A portion of the Paenibacillus hamazuiensis genome contains these proteins:
- a CDS encoding ABC transporter ATP-binding protein, with product MQHRFIYQDDEELDKPFDWNQVRRMAKYVKPYSKQLLPIIIIMMCVGALSKLFIPLLISFAIDKALLAGNGKLLLFAVGGILALYLIQWTANTYRIRYTNFIGQKVIYDLRDDLFSHIQKLSFNFFDKRPAGSVLVRIVNYVNSLQDLLTNGVVNLMIDCVQLTGIIIILLFFNFKLGLAIIVTVPIMFLVSTKLRVAIRRSWQTVQIRTARINSHLNECIQGIKVTQAFTQEKENIAFFDHMNQDNTKHWNRASTLNQSFNPIIEVTGAIGYCILFWFGAYLIQKGEITVGLLVAFANYIGNFWEPINRLGQMYSNLLIAMASSERIFEFIDEKPSVPERKDPIQLPPIIGNIHFENVKFEYEPGRYALKGLNLNVEAGQSVALVGHTGSGKSTIINLLCRFYDVTAGRITIDGYDIRDVSLHSLRSQVGIVLQDTFIFSGTIRENIRFGKLDATDEEVERAAKAVRAHDFIVNLPNGYDTEVQERGNVLSMGQRQLISFARALLADPRILILDEATASIDTETELKIQEALKLLLKGRTSFIIAHRLSTIRSADNIVVMDHGTLMEMGNHEQLMKHRGIYHGLIQAQYRLLKQVI from the coding sequence CATCTATCAGGACGACGAGGAGCTCGACAAGCCTTTCGACTGGAACCAGGTCCGGCGTATGGCCAAATACGTCAAGCCTTACAGCAAGCAGCTGCTGCCGATCATCATCATCATGATGTGCGTCGGCGCGCTGTCGAAGCTATTTATCCCGCTGCTCATCAGCTTCGCCATCGACAAGGCGCTCCTCGCCGGCAACGGCAAGCTGCTGCTGTTTGCGGTCGGAGGCATTTTGGCGCTGTATCTTATACAATGGACCGCCAATACATACCGTATCCGCTATACGAACTTTATCGGGCAAAAGGTGATTTACGACCTGCGGGACGACTTGTTCAGCCACATTCAGAAGCTTTCGTTTAACTTTTTCGACAAACGGCCCGCCGGCTCGGTGTTGGTACGCATCGTCAACTACGTCAATTCGCTGCAGGATCTGCTGACCAACGGCGTCGTCAACCTGATGATCGACTGTGTGCAGCTTACCGGCATCATCATCATCTTGCTGTTTTTTAACTTCAAGCTGGGGCTTGCGATTATCGTGACCGTACCGATCATGTTTCTCGTATCGACCAAGCTGCGCGTCGCCATCCGCCGCTCGTGGCAGACGGTGCAAATCCGCACCGCGCGCATTAACTCGCACCTGAACGAGTGCATTCAGGGAATCAAGGTGACGCAAGCTTTTACCCAGGAAAAAGAAAATATCGCCTTCTTCGATCATATGAACCAGGATAACACGAAGCATTGGAACCGGGCGTCGACGCTCAACCAAAGCTTCAACCCGATCATCGAGGTGACGGGTGCGATCGGGTACTGCATTTTGTTTTGGTTCGGCGCCTACTTGATTCAAAAAGGCGAAATTACGGTCGGTCTGCTCGTTGCGTTCGCGAACTATATCGGCAACTTCTGGGAGCCGATCAACCGGCTCGGCCAAATGTACTCGAACCTGCTCATCGCCATGGCTTCGTCCGAGCGGATATTCGAATTTATCGACGAGAAGCCTTCCGTCCCGGAGAGAAAAGATCCGATCCAGCTTCCGCCGATCATCGGCAACATTCACTTTGAAAACGTGAAATTCGAATACGAGCCCGGACGTTATGCCCTGAAAGGGCTGAACCTGAACGTGGAAGCGGGGCAGTCGGTCGCTTTGGTCGGCCATACGGGCTCCGGCAAAAGCACGATCATCAACCTGCTGTGCCGGTTTTACGATGTGACGGCCGGCCGGATCACGATCGACGGCTACGATATCCGCGACGTCTCGCTGCACAGCTTGAGATCGCAGGTCGGTATCGTGCTGCAGGACACGTTCATTTTCTCCGGCACGATCCGGGAAAACATTCGATTCGGCAAGCTGGACGCAACCGATGAGGAAGTGGAGCGGGCCGCCAAGGCGGTACGTGCTCACGATTTTATCGTGAACCTGCCGAACGGCTACGACACCGAGGTGCAGGAGCGCGGCAACGTGCTTTCGATGGGACAGCGGCAGCTCATTTCGTTCGCCCGGGCGCTGCTCGCCGATCCGCGCATTCTCATCCTCGACGAGGCGACGGCCAGCATCGATACGGAAACGGAGCTGAAAATTCAGGAGGCGCTCAAGCTGCTTCTGAAAGGGCGCACCTCATTTATTATCGCGCATCGTCTCTCGACGATCCGCAGCGCCGACAACATCGTCGTGATGGATCACGGCACGCTGATGGAAATGGGCAATCACGAGCAGCTGATGAAGCACCGCGGCATCTACCACGGCCTCATCCAAGCGCAATACCGCCTTTTGAAGCAAGTGATTTGA